One segment of Macaca fascicularis isolate 582-1 chromosome 2, T2T-MFA8v1.1 DNA contains the following:
- the LOC141409753 gene encoding arylacetamide deacetylase-like 2: MEYRRLRDDVLDAGSEIRLLKRTSSPGKSYVKVDDLEAIWDMRAYSLKNDPVFKNKIKAQALIYPGLQVLDSLVPSHQENEHGPLLTRDTAIKMACLYLTRDEALPQAMRKNQHMPQESRHLFKFVNWSNFLPDKYKKNYIYMKPVLGRLNLSYPALLDSRLSPLLVNDSQLQKCPLTYIVTCQYDILRDDGLMYVTRLQNVGVNVVHDHLEDGFHGALSFMSSPFYLQLGVRIKDKYISWLEENL; this comes from the exons ATGGAATATAGAAGACTCAGGGATGATGTGCTTGATGCAGGGAGTGAAATAAGACTCTTGAAAAGGACATCTAGCCCAGGAAAGAGCTATGTCAAGGTGGATGATCTTGAAGCCATTTGGGACATGAGAGCATATTCA cTAAAGAATGACCcagtattcaaaaataaaattaaagctcAAGCTTTAATTTACCCTGGTTTACAAGTACTTGATTCCTTAGTGCCATCTCACCAAGAAAATGAACATGGCCCGTTGCTAACAAGGGATACAGCAATTAAAATGGCATGCTTATATTTGACCAGAGATGAAGCACTTCCTCAGGCAATGAGAAAAAACCAACATATGCCTCAAGAATCAAGACATCTGTTCAAGTTTGTCAACTGGAGTAACTTTCTTCctgataaatataaaaagaactataTTTATATGAAACCAGTTCTTGGAAGACTTAATTTATCATATCCAGCACTTTTGGATAGTAGGTTATCACCCTTGTTAGTGAATGATTCCCAGTTACAAAAGTGTCCATTAACTTATATCGTCACCTGTCAATATGATATTCTAAGAGATGATGGACTTATGTATGTCACACGACTTCAAAATGTTGGAGTTAACGTTGTTCATGATCATTTAGAGGATGGATTTCATGGAGCTCTATCATTCATGTCATCACCATTTTATTTACAATTAGGCGTTAGAATAAAAGATAAGTATATTAGTTGGTTAGAAGAAAAtctataa